The region TTATTTTTTGAAAATGATCTTAAAAGAAATAAAGTACTTGGTGAAGCTTCCGGAGCTGTACTGCTAAACAGGGCTTTTGCTGAAACTGATCTGAAATATTTTTCAAGTTATATTGATGGTATTCCAAGTGGTACACTTGATAGAATTAAAAATGTTATTAATAAGTATAAACTTAATGGTATAAAACCAGAACAGCTTATAGAAGAATCTCATAAACTTTCAGGATCAGAAAAACTGAAAGCAGTTGACATTGCAAATGTGTACAATAAATATCTTCAATTATGTGTTAACCTTAATGTGTATGAAGATGGAGATGTTTATTCGGAACTGCTAAAATTTGATTTAAATAAATTTGAAGAAAGATTCAGAACTTTTTTCCCGGAAGTTAATCTCGTAATTGTAAATGGATTTGATGAGTTTACAATTCCAGAGATTGAAATAATCAACAACACAACAAATCTTAACGATCTGAAGCTATACGTGTTGTTTGATTATTATAATTATAATCCATCATTGTTTTCGCATCTTGATGAATGTTATAGAAATTTTTCTGTAAAAGGCTTTTCCGAAATAAAAGATACTTCACAGGCTGGTTTTACATTTTTCAGACAAGTATTAAGAGAAAAACTATTTACCCTTGCAGATAAAAGTCAAACCAGGAAGTCCGAAGTTGAAGTTATAAAAATAACCGGACAGACTCCTGAAGATGAGATTACACTTATAGCAAAAGAGATTAAATCGTTAATACTTGATCACAAAGCCGATGTTGGCTCAATTGCAGTAGCATTTAATCTAATTTCTGATCATTCAAATCTTATAAGAGATATTTTTACCCGGTATGGTATTCCTTTTAATCTGACAGACAGATTTCCGTTGAGTGAATCCCAACCTGTCATTTCTATTATAAATCTGCTTGAAATATCTGAGAATAATTTTTATTACAAAAATATTTTTCGTGCATTAACCGGAAGATGGATAAAAAATAACGAGATAGATCTTTCAAATCTGCTTAGAGTTTCATCAAACTTAAAGATCATTTCCGGCTATAATAACTGGATTGATCTGATTGACAGAGCATTGGAAGAATTAAAATTATCTGATGAAGATGATGAGAATAACTTATTACCTGCCGGTCTTTATACTAAGGCTAAAAGTGATATTGAAAAAATCTATGAGCTTGTTGGAAAATTCAGAGATAAAAAAACCATTTCAGAATTCAGGTCAGATTTTAAACAGCTTGTTTTTGATTTACATATTCCGGAAAGATTAGTCAATGATCATCCTGACTCAGTAGAGAAAAATGTTAAAGCAGTAACAACCTTGCTTCAAATATCCGATGAATTATTCAGCTTGCTTAGCCAGGAACTTGGTGACTTAACAAAATATCCGCTGGGATTTTTTATTTCACAATTAAAGACAGCTCTTCAGTTTACACGTTACAATATTAAAGAAAGACATTCAAGCGGAGTGCTTGTTACTTCAGTAAACGAGTTACGCGGTTTATACTTTGATAATGTTTTTATCGGCGGAATGGTTGATGGTGAATTTCCCACAAGATATCAGCCGGAGATTTTCTTTTCTGGTTCGTACAGAAAAGATGAGTATAAACATATACTTGAAGAAAGATATCATTTCTATCAAACATTATCATCTGTTAAGAAAAGAATTTATCTCAGTTATGCTAGAAACAGCGAGCGAAAAGAGTTTACACCTTCTTCGTTTTTAAATGATTTTACAAGAATTTTTAATCCAATTGAGAAAAGCACAATTGACTATGAATCATTGATTTATAGTAAAATGGAACTGCTGATGAAGGCTTCAACATTGATGAAAAAAGGTAAGGAGAATGTTTTATCTGATTCAGGTATTAATACTGAACAACTTAAACAAAGCATAGAAATTGAAAGAATAAGAAATGATGATCCGTTCGGTGAAAGTGAATATACAGGTTTTATTGGTGAATCATTAACTGATGAAGAAAAAAAGAAATTGCTCGAACAAAAAGAAAAACAATTTTCTGCATCTCAGTTAGAAGAATATGCAAAATGTCCGTTTCAATATTTTCTTAAGAGAATTCTCTTGCTGGAAACCATCGAAGAACCAAGTGAAGAAATCGAAGCTTTTGAGCTTGGCAGTTTGGTTCATTCAATCTTATATGAATTTTATAAAACTATTAAAGAGAAAAATATTTTACTTAAAAATTGTAACGACAAAACATTCAAGATTGCTGAAAAAATTATTTTTGAAGTTGCTGGAAAAAAAGTTGATAGATTAAATCTTCAATCAACACCGGCATTTTTTGAAAGAGAAAAAATATTTGGAATTGCTGGTAACAAACAAAACTCCATTCTTTATAGGTTTTTAGAAACTGAGCGCAATAATGAAGGTAGTTATATCCCTCAATACTTTGAAATTGCATTTGGAAGCTTTAATAAATCAGTGCCCGAATATGAAGTGAATGTTAAAGACGTTAAAATAAGAGGCAAGATTGACAGAATTGATCTGGATGAAGAGAATGAAAAGTATAAAGTAATTGATTATAAATTAAGCGGAAAAAAACCAACAAAACCTGATCTTGAATCGGGTATATCTCTTCAACTGCCAATTTATCTTTACGCTTCCAGAGTTTTGATTCAGGCTCAGTTGAATAAAGAATTAATTCCTGCTCAGGCAGTTATTTATTCTTTAAAACTTAAAAAAGGAGAATTTGGTGAAAAGATTATTCATATTTCCAACAAACGAAATATTGAAGAGAACGAACTGATCGAATCAAACAAAGAATTAATCAGGATTTGTAATGAGGTGATTCCGCTTTATGTAGATAAGATATCCAAAGGGATATTCAATCTTTCATCTCTGGAAAACAGAGAAAGCAAAGTATGCAAATATTGTGATTTCAGATCCATTTGCAGAATTCAGGAAGTTAATTGATAAATTGTAGTGTTGAATTATATTCGCACTAATTATTTTAGTAAATAATAAATAAAAATTCAGGAACTAATATGAAAAACTTAATCGTAGCTGTTTTGATGCTTGTAACACAATTTGCTTTTGCACAAAGTGGTAAAGAAAGTTGTATCCTTGGTAAGACAGCACAATTCAATCGCTTAAAGAAATTAGCGGAAATAAATTATCCAGGCGATCCCAAGTATGATGTAAAATATTACAAACTCGATCTTACTATAAATCATACACTGCAGACTATTTCCGGAAACATAACCTGTAACGCAAAAGTGGTACAATCTAATGTAACAGAAATTTATTACGATTTTATAAACTCAATGATTGTAGATTCTGTTTTGTTTAATGGGAACAGTGCTTCTTTTTCAAGAGGAACAAACACAGTTATTATTCAGACAAATACAACATTAAACCAGGATGATGATTTTACAACAATTGTTTATTACCACGGAACACCGGCTTCAGGTGGTTTTGGAAGTTTTAAATTTAGTTCACAGGGCGGTAATCCTTTAATTTGGTCTTTAAGCGAGCCATACGGTGCAAAAGATTGGTGGGTTGTTAAAGATACTCCTGGAGATAAAGCAGATTCAGCTGATATCTGGCTTACAGTAAGCACATCTTTAACCCCAGTTTCAAATGGTAATTTAATTGATGTTGTGAATAACGGAAACGGCACACACACATATAAATGGAATGTCAGCTATCCGATTGCACCATATTTAATATCATTGGCAATAACTAATTATGCACTTTACACAAACTATTATCATTACAGCCCTGCGGATTCTATGCCGGTTACTCATTATTTATATCCATCGAGTTTAAATGCAAATATCCCGCAATTGAATAAAACGCCGGGTATGATTGAAATTTTTGCTGAAAGGTTTGGAGAATATCCGTTTATTAATGAAAAATACGGACACGCACAATTTGGCTGGGGCGGGGGAATGGAACATCAGACAATTTCTTCAATGGTAGGTTTTGGCGATGGATTGATTGCTCATGAATTAGCGCATATGTGGTATGGTGATAACATAACTTGTAAAGATTGGCACCATATATGGCTTAATGAAGGCTTTGCAACAATGGGTGAGGGACTTATCTATGAAGCATGGAACGGAAAGTCTGCATACGATAACTATATTGCTGATGAAATGTATTTTGCAAAATTTGCAACCGGTACAATCTATGTGCAAAATATTTCTTCTGAATGGGAAATTTTTGATTCATACAGAACTTATTCAAAAGCTTGTGTAGTTCTGCATATGTTAAGAGGCATCGTTGGTGATTCAACATTTTTTAATATACTAAGAACTTATTCTTATCATCCGAGTGTTTCCTACGGTAATGCAGTTACAGAGGATTTTCAGGCAATAGCAGAAAGTGTTTCAGGACTGGATTTAAATTACTTCTTCCAACAATGGATTTATGGCGAAAACTTTCCAAAGTATTCGGTTGTATGGAGCAAAAACAGTCTTGGCGGTAATTTATATGATCTTGCATTAAAGATTACGCAGAATACAAATACAAATCCGTCTTTTTTTACAATGCCAATACAAATTAAAGTAAATTCATCTGTTGGAGATACAATAATTACAGTTTTTAATAATGCACAAGAACAAAATTTTAATGTAACAGTTGCAAATGAACCAACATCAATAACGATTGACCCTGGTAATTGGATATTAAAAAACATTAATTCTGTTGTTGTTGGAATTGAAGATGAAATACAACCACAAACATTTTTACTTGAACAGAATTATCCTAATCCGTTTAATCCGGCTACTAAAATAAAATTCAATCTTGCTTCAAATGAATATACCACATTAAAGGTATATGATATTATCGGGAAAGAGATTGCAACATTAATTAATAATCAGATGAACGAAGGGCAGTACGAAGTAACTTTTGATGCAAGTAATCTGCCAAGCGGAGTTTATATTTATACTCTTAATGCAGGCAGTTTTAATGAGACAAGAAAAATGATATTGATGAGATGATATAGAGTTTTATTATCAAAACTATCTTTGAATCGCTTTCATTTTTTACAACAAAAAAAATCCTGCGCTTAAAAAACGCAGGATTTTATTTTTAAATTCATTCTACTCTTAGTGAAGCAGTTTTAATATTCTATCAGGTCTGATTGAACCAAGTAATTTTATCGGTTGTGAAAACGGAATATCTCTATCCCACGAAAAGAGAGTAATAAAAGCTTCACCAATTACGGCATTACGGGGAACAAAGCCCCAAAATCTGCTATCCAGACTATCATCTCTGTTATCGCCCATCATAAAATAATAATCTTTCTTAAATGTATAAGAAGAAACCGGGATGTTGTCTATAACAACTGTATTGCCCTTAATCTCGACAACTCTTTTTCCAAATTCCCTGTCTATTGTTGTTCTCCATTGTTCGACATTATAGATATTTAATGGTATTATCATCCCTTTTTTCGGGACTACAAGCGGACCATAATTATCTTCATTCCAGGGCATTCCTTTTGGGAAGATTCTTGGTTCAACATAACCTTTTTGAATTGGTCTAAGATACTTGATATACGTAGGTCTCCAGAATTCCTTTCCATTTACATAGACAACTTTATCTTTTATTTCCACAGTATCACCGGGTATCCCGATACATCTTTTTACGTAGTTTACATTTTTCTGAGTTGGTTCAAGCTTATCGCGGTCACCGGGATATTCAAATACAACTATATCTTTTGGCTGTGGCTCTCTAAGAGCTGGCAATGTGAAATAAGGAAGTTTAATTTCGGTAAACCAAATATATTGAGGCGAACTTGAGCCGTAGATAAATTTATTAACAAGAACAAAATCACCGACAAGAATAGTGTTTTCCATTGAGCCCGTTGGGATTCTGGTATTTTGGACTATAAATGTTATAATAAAAAGTGCCGCTATTCCTGCAAAAGCCAGTTGACGAAAAAACTCCGCAATTTTACCTGCAAGTGTAGTTGGTTTTGGTCTTTCTTTTTTTCTAAACAGTTTCTTCAATTTTTCTAAAAAAGACAATTTATTCTCCTAAAAAGATTGTTCAAAAGTAAATTAAATGTTTATCCTAAAAATTAACACAATATTGAAAGTAAAAATACAATTTTAATTGGATAATACTTGTTTCAATATATCATTAACAAGTTTTGGATTGGCTTTACCCTTTGTTTCTTTCATTATCTGCCCGACAAAAAATCCAAAGACTTTTTCTTTCCCTGATTTATAATCTGATACCTGTTCAGGATTTTCAGCCGTAATCTTTTTGATGATTTCAGATAATTCCTCAGGATTAGAGATTTGTACAAGATTTTTTTCTTTCACAATTATTTCAGGATCAGAATTACTATTCAACATTTCAGCAAAAACTTCTTTAGCTATCTTACTGCTTATGGTGCCTTCTTTAATAAGATTAATCAATTTTCCCAGATTATCAGGTGAAATTGTAAACTCTGCTATGTTTAATTTTTTGTCATTTAATACTGAGAGAATATCACCGGTCAGCCAGTTACTTGCAAGTTTGTATTCATCAGTTACAGCAACAATTTTTTCATAATAATCAGCGAGCTCTCTGTTATTTGTGATTATCTCTGAATCATATAGTGGTAATTTGAAATTATTAACAAAACGTTTCAGTTTTTCATCGGGTAATTCAATAAGAGATGACTTTAATTCTTTTAGCCAATTATTATCAATTTCAACCGGCAATAAATCCGGATCAGGAAAATACCTGTAATCGTGTGCTTCTTCTTTGCTTCTCATTGGATAAACTTCATTTGCATCTGCATCCCAAAGCAATGTTTGCTGAGTTATCTTTTCTCCGTCTTCAATCAATTCAATCTGTCGTTTAACTTCGTATTCAATAGCTCGCTCAACATTTCTAAATGAGTTCATATTCTTAATTTCAGTTTTAACACCTAATTGATTATCACCTTTTAGCCGGACAGAAATGTTTGCATCACATCTAAGCGAGCCTTCTTCCATATTTCCATCACA is a window of Ignavibacterium sp. DNA encoding:
- a CDS encoding M1 family aminopeptidase, whose protein sequence is MKNLIVAVLMLVTQFAFAQSGKESCILGKTAQFNRLKKLAEINYPGDPKYDVKYYKLDLTINHTLQTISGNITCNAKVVQSNVTEIYYDFINSMIVDSVLFNGNSASFSRGTNTVIIQTNTTLNQDDDFTTIVYYHGTPASGGFGSFKFSSQGGNPLIWSLSEPYGAKDWWVVKDTPGDKADSADIWLTVSTSLTPVSNGNLIDVVNNGNGTHTYKWNVSYPIAPYLISLAITNYALYTNYYHYSPADSMPVTHYLYPSSLNANIPQLNKTPGMIEIFAERFGEYPFINEKYGHAQFGWGGGMEHQTISSMVGFGDGLIAHELAHMWYGDNITCKDWHHIWLNEGFATMGEGLIYEAWNGKSAYDNYIADEMYFAKFATGTIYVQNISSEWEIFDSYRTYSKACVVLHMLRGIVGDSTFFNILRTYSYHPSVSYGNAVTEDFQAIAESVSGLDLNYFFQQWIYGENFPKYSVVWSKNSLGGNLYDLALKITQNTNTNPSFFTMPIQIKVNSSVGDTIITVFNNAQEQNFNVTVANEPTSITIDPGNWILKNINSVVVGIEDEIQPQTFLLEQNYPNPFNPATKIKFNLASNEYTTLKVYDIIGKEIATLINNQMNEGQYEVTFDASNLPSGVYIYTLNAGSFNETRKMILMR
- a CDS encoding PD-(D/E)XK nuclease family protein, encoding MILSKTKTDGIDPDLLIDEYIQQQKLNQVLIIVPTNRKIRYLKRELITASPNKAVSLMHLYTLSTYTAKLFFENDLKRNKVLGEASGAVLLNRAFAETDLKYFSSYIDGIPSGTLDRIKNVINKYKLNGIKPEQLIEESHKLSGSEKLKAVDIANVYNKYLQLCVNLNVYEDGDVYSELLKFDLNKFEERFRTFFPEVNLVIVNGFDEFTIPEIEIINNTTNLNDLKLYVLFDYYNYNPSLFSHLDECYRNFSVKGFSEIKDTSQAGFTFFRQVLREKLFTLADKSQTRKSEVEVIKITGQTPEDEITLIAKEIKSLILDHKADVGSIAVAFNLISDHSNLIRDIFTRYGIPFNLTDRFPLSESQPVISIINLLEISENNFYYKNIFRALTGRWIKNNEIDLSNLLRVSSNLKIISGYNNWIDLIDRALEELKLSDEDDENNLLPAGLYTKAKSDIEKIYELVGKFRDKKTISEFRSDFKQLVFDLHIPERLVNDHPDSVEKNVKAVTTLLQISDELFSLLSQELGDLTKYPLGFFISQLKTALQFTRYNIKERHSSGVLVTSVNELRGLYFDNVFIGGMVDGEFPTRYQPEIFFSGSYRKDEYKHILEERYHFYQTLSSVKKRIYLSYARNSERKEFTPSSFLNDFTRIFNPIEKSTIDYESLIYSKMELLMKASTLMKKGKENVLSDSGINTEQLKQSIEIERIRNDDPFGESEYTGFIGESLTDEEKKKLLEQKEKQFSASQLEEYAKCPFQYFLKRILLLETIEEPSEEIEAFELGSLVHSILYEFYKTIKEKNILLKNCNDKTFKIAEKIIFEVAGKKVDRLNLQSTPAFFEREKIFGIAGNKQNSILYRFLETERNNEGSYIPQYFEIAFGSFNKSVPEYEVNVKDVKIRGKIDRIDLDEENEKYKVIDYKLSGKKPTKPDLESGISLQLPIYLYASRVLIQAQLNKELIPAQAVIYSLKLKKGEFGEKIIHISNKRNIEENELIESNKELIRICNEVIPLYVDKISKGIFNLSSLENRESKVCKYCDFRSICRIQEVN
- the gatB gene encoding Asp-tRNA(Asn)/Glu-tRNA(Gln) amidotransferase subunit GatB; protein product: MNPIYEAVIGLEVHAQLLTDTKIFCGCSAKFGDEPNSNTCPVCLGHPGVLPVLNKKAVEFTVLMGLAAKCTINSHSVFARKNYFYPDLPKGYQISQYEEPICENGFVEIHPKDSELKKIGITRIHLEEDAGKSIHDLSSSTLIDVNRSGVPLIEIVSEPDIRTSEEAYLYLTKIKQLVQYLGICDGNMEEGSLRCDANISVRLKGDNQLGVKTEIKNMNSFRNVERAIEYEVKRQIELIEDGEKITQQTLLWDADANEVYPMRSKEEAHDYRYFPDPDLLPVEIDNNWLKELKSSLIELPDEKLKRFVNNFKLPLYDSEIITNNRELADYYEKIVAVTDEYKLASNWLTGDILSVLNDKKLNIAEFTISPDNLGKLINLIKEGTISSKIAKEVFAEMLNSNSDPEIIVKEKNLVQISNPEELSEIIKKITAENPEQVSDYKSGKEKVFGFFVGQIMKETKGKANPKLVNDILKQVLSN
- the lepB gene encoding signal peptidase I, coding for MSFLEKLKKLFRKKERPKPTTLAGKIAEFFRQLAFAGIAALFIITFIVQNTRIPTGSMENTILVGDFVLVNKFIYGSSSPQYIWFTEIKLPYFTLPALREPQPKDIVVFEYPGDRDKLEPTQKNVNYVKRCIGIPGDTVEIKDKVVYVNGKEFWRPTYIKYLRPIQKGYVEPRIFPKGMPWNEDNYGPLVVPKKGMIIPLNIYNVEQWRTTIDREFGKRVVEIKGNTVVIDNIPVSSYTFKKDYYFMMGDNRDDSLDSRFWGFVPRNAVIGEAFITLFSWDRDIPFSQPIKLLGSIRPDRILKLLH